The following coding sequences lie in one Cydia strobilella chromosome 16, ilCydStro3.1, whole genome shotgun sequence genomic window:
- the LOC134748390 gene encoding uncharacterized protein LOC134748390, with translation MDLDDAITITPLEIDGRRWYVMIGWLENSFKLNLYHSDVVWKGKFSYNRLATFSKKFNMTEKEYFTSIKRCLSEKRKDYHYELKDGFFYWKQKIPNGLKESKRDMTVIRGFLPVELDTSSNNTRPDLIEVLLTLNKQLKYKVNTLKTEYETIKSDYETCLKDTQEFFNLKIEMEKALCSRFLNTIRVKKSEVDSFKTSNAVCANTKLFINRLSKIYPDKIMN, from the coding sequence ATGGATTTAGATGATGCTATTACTATTACACCATTAGAAATCGATGGTAGACGATGGTATGTGATGATCGGTTGGCTAGAAAATTCATTCAAACTAAATCTATACCATTCAGATGTTGTATGGAAAGGCAAATTTTCGTACAACAGACTAGCGACCTTTAGTAAAAAATTTAACATGACCGAGAAGGAGTATTTTACCAGTATAAAACGATGTTTATCTGAAAAGAGAAAAGATTACCACTATGAACTTAAGGACGGGTTTTTCTATTGGAAACAAAAAATTCCAAACGGATTAAAAGAAAGTAAACGAGATATGACCGTAATTCGAGGATTTTTGCCAGTTGAATTGGATACCTCTTCAAACAATACTCGTCCAGATTTGATAGAAGTTCTTTTGACTTTAAACAAGCAACTAAAGTATAAAGTAAACACACTCAAAACTGAGTATGAAACAATTAAATCAGACTATGAAACGTGCTTAAAAGACACTCAAgaatttttcaatttaaaaattgaAATGGAGAAAGCACTTTGTAGTagatttttaaacacaattcgTGTAAAAAAATCTGAAGTGGACTCATTCAAAACTTCGAACGCAGTATGCGCTAACAccaaactatttattaatcgttTGAGCAAGATTTATCCAGACAAAATTATGAATTGA
- the LOC134748284 gene encoding DNA repair protein XRCC4-like, which translates to MDINEQNTTFVTKFNINNRSIYIKVSWKDTETDVFRLKLYEGERTWSGRFSAEFAEKYRDGFDETKPEYLKNVEQSLKGDSDDFTYAFSETGDDEATFVWKKKFVGSTATRSHGSVSLKLDAPESKDVLIDFLLDENKSLQQAISDYNERTNILTGELDKCKQEMEKYVDIKTTLESVLYGKFVQILNTKKRRIELLEENIQKFTQGNNV; encoded by the coding sequence atggATATAAATGAACAAAATACTACATTCGTAACAAAATTTAACATAAACAATCGAAGTATTTACATAAAAGTCTCGTGGAAAGATACCGAAACAGACGTATTTCGCTTAAAACTGTACGAAGGAGAACGCACTTGGTCGGGGCGATTTTCTGCCGAGTTTGCTGAGAAATACAGGGACGGTTTTGACGAAACTAAACCAGAATACTTGAAAAATGTTGAACAGAGTTTAAAAGGTGACAGTGATGATTTTACCTACGCTTTTAGTGAGACCGGCGATGATGAGGCAACGTTCGTTTGGAAGAAGAAATTCGTAGGTTCTACTGCAACTAGAAGCCATGGATCGGTGTCCTTGAAACTGGATGCTCCCGAGTCCAAAGACGTTTTGATAGATTTCTTATTGGATGAAAATAAGAGTTTACAGCAAGCCATATCAGATTATAATGAGAGGACCAACATATTGACTGGAGAGCTAGACAAATGCAAGCAGGAAATGGAGAAATATGTAGACATCAAGACCACTTTAGAGTCTGTGTTGTATGGGAAGTTTGTTCAGATATTGAATACTAAGAAGAGGAGAATAGAGCTACTTGAAGAAAATATACAGAAGTTCACTCAAGGAAATAATGTTTAa